Proteins co-encoded in one Dokdonella sp. genomic window:
- a CDS encoding crotonase/enoyl-CoA hydratase family protein, with protein sequence MTAVEPLRRDCDFHLLRTQEDPQTNTHWCFMHARHFPKQPGYRACFSPWLIKEIREFQKRTADKLTAGATHADSRLAHIVLASDADVFNLGGDLDLFCRLIRERNREHLLAYARQCVEGVYAFHAHLNRNAHSIALVQGDALGGGFEAALSCQTIIAEEGTSMGFPEVLFDLFPGMGAYSFLCKRVSPKYAEEMMLNGAIYSSNELHRAGIVDVLVPRGDGVQAVHDLIRRNQRIGHARAAMNRVREIAQPISLAELMQITEIWVDTAMRLGEKSLRTMERLVRAQEKRPLHEVPAKPTTAAVRQVG encoded by the coding sequence ATGACCGCCGTCGAACCGCTCCGTCGTGACTGCGACTTCCACTTGCTGCGCACGCAGGAAGATCCGCAGACCAATACACATTGGTGCTTCATGCACGCGCGCCACTTCCCCAAGCAGCCGGGATACCGCGCCTGTTTCTCGCCATGGCTGATCAAGGAAATCCGCGAGTTCCAGAAACGCACTGCCGACAAGTTGACTGCAGGCGCAACGCATGCCGACAGCCGACTGGCCCACATCGTGCTCGCCTCGGATGCCGACGTGTTCAATCTCGGTGGCGACCTCGACCTGTTCTGCCGCCTGATCCGGGAGCGCAACCGCGAACACCTGCTGGCCTATGCACGCCAGTGCGTGGAGGGCGTCTACGCGTTCCACGCACATCTCAACCGCAATGCGCATTCGATCGCCCTGGTACAGGGCGATGCCCTCGGCGGTGGTTTCGAAGCCGCCCTGTCGTGCCAGACCATCATCGCGGAGGAAGGCACCAGCATGGGCTTCCCCGAGGTGCTGTTCGACCTGTTCCCCGGGATGGGCGCGTACTCCTTCCTGTGCAAGCGTGTGAGCCCGAAATATGCCGAGGAGATGATGTTGAACGGCGCGATCTACTCGAGCAACGAGTTGCACCGGGCCGGCATCGTCGACGTGCTCGTTCCGCGTGGCGATGGCGTGCAGGCCGTCCACGACCTGATCCGCCGCAACCAGCGCATCGGCCATGCGCGCGCAGCGATGAACCGCGTGCGCGAAATCGCGCAGCCGATAAGTCTTGCCGAACTGATGCAGATCACCGAGATTTGGGTCGACACGGCCATGCGACTCGGCGAGAAGTCGCTGCGTACGATGGAGCGGCTTGTACGTGCGCAGGAAAAGCGGCCGCTGCACGAGGTTCCAGCGAAACCGACAACCGCAGCTGTTCGCCAAGTCGGCTGA
- a CDS encoding PilZ domain-containing protein, producing the protein MFAAKGRPMPDTSPVVSVAKSVGNGEEKKAMRAGNEYERPRHSRMPIRSVVLISQGPLSWTSEVENISATGVLVLRPAGWHGAPGDTCVLDLLLGEELHINLEACVVRLSADHIGFEYTRIPENKEAELWSLLGRHADDVAG; encoded by the coding sequence ATGTTCGCTGCCAAAGGCCGGCCCATGCCGGACACGAGTCCAGTCGTGTCTGTGGCAAAGTCGGTCGGGAATGGCGAGGAGAAAAAAGCGATGCGAGCGGGCAACGAGTACGAACGACCAAGGCATTCCCGAATGCCGATCCGTTCGGTCGTCCTCATCAGCCAAGGGCCACTGTCCTGGACTTCCGAAGTCGAGAACATCTCGGCAACCGGGGTGCTCGTCCTCCGTCCTGCCGGCTGGCACGGTGCGCCGGGCGACACCTGTGTCCTGGATCTGCTCCTGGGGGAAGAATTGCACATCAATCTCGAGGCCTGCGTGGTCCGCTTGTCCGCCGACCACATCGGTTTCGAGTACACCCGCATTCCCGAGAACAAGGAGGCTGAGCTATGGTCATTGCTCGGCCGCCACGCCGACGATGTCGCCGGGTGA
- a CDS encoding AMP-binding protein — protein MSGSNDRPWLAHYPKGVPTEIDLNEFGSIVDLLESSFDRFRHRPAYSNMGRSITYGELEELSRQFGAFLVDELKLTKGDRVAMMMPNVLQYPVAICGALRAGLTVVNTNPMYTARELKHQLDDSGARVLVVLDNFAHVAADVVGSTRVEKVITTALGDLLGFPKSMITNFVVKHVKKLVPAWSIPGSIRFSDALRRGARSDLPKASVSPDDIAFLQYTGGTTGVAKGAMLTHRNMIANMQQASAWISGGMREGEEIIITALPLYHIFALTANCLTFMKIGGLNHLITNPRDMKGFVAELAKIRYTSFTGVNTLFNGLLNTPGFDQLDFSTLRMTLGGGMAVQRAVAERWKKVTGSTLAEAYGLTETSPAVCINPLDLAEYNGSIGLPVPSTDVCIQDDHGKLLPAGEIGELCVRGPQVMKGYWNRPEETAKVIDANEWLHTGDIARMDEKGFFYIVDRKKDMILVSGFNVYPNEIEDVVALMPDVLEAAAIGVPDEKSGEAVKLVVVKKNPGLTEEAIRAHCRSELTGYKQPKYIEFRDSLPKTNVGKILRRALHDTPDPS, from the coding sequence ATGTCCGGCAGCAACGATCGCCCGTGGTTGGCTCACTATCCGAAGGGTGTTCCCACCGAAATCGACCTCAATGAATTTGGCTCGATCGTCGACCTGCTTGAATCCTCGTTCGACCGTTTCCGCCACCGGCCGGCCTATTCGAACATGGGCCGCTCGATCACTTACGGTGAACTTGAAGAACTGAGCCGTCAGTTCGGCGCGTTCCTCGTTGATGAGCTCAAGCTCACCAAGGGCGACCGCGTCGCCATGATGATGCCGAACGTGCTGCAATACCCGGTTGCGATCTGCGGCGCGCTGCGCGCCGGTCTCACCGTGGTCAACACCAACCCGATGTACACGGCGCGCGAACTCAAGCATCAGCTCGATGATTCAGGCGCACGTGTGCTGGTGGTGCTCGACAACTTCGCCCACGTGGCGGCCGATGTCGTTGGCAGTACCCGTGTAGAGAAGGTGATCACCACCGCGTTAGGCGACCTGCTCGGCTTCCCGAAATCCATGATCACGAACTTCGTGGTCAAGCATGTGAAAAAACTGGTGCCTGCTTGGTCCATCCCAGGATCGATCCGCTTCAGCGACGCACTTCGGCGCGGTGCGCGCAGCGACCTTCCGAAAGCGAGCGTCAGTCCTGACGACATCGCCTTTCTTCAGTACACGGGCGGCACAACCGGCGTGGCCAAGGGAGCAATGCTCACCCATCGCAACATGATCGCCAACATGCAACAGGCATCGGCCTGGATCAGCGGTGGCATGCGCGAAGGCGAGGAGATCATCATAACGGCCTTGCCGCTCTACCACATCTTCGCACTGACGGCGAACTGCCTGACGTTCATGAAGATCGGCGGGCTCAACCATCTCATCACCAATCCACGCGACATGAAGGGGTTCGTCGCCGAATTGGCGAAGATTCGCTACACCAGCTTCACCGGCGTCAACACGTTGTTCAACGGCCTGCTCAATACGCCCGGGTTCGACCAACTCGATTTTTCCACGTTGCGCATGACTCTCGGCGGCGGTATGGCCGTGCAGCGGGCTGTTGCCGAACGCTGGAAGAAGGTTACCGGTTCGACGCTCGCTGAAGCTTACGGCCTGACCGAGACCTCGCCGGCAGTATGCATCAATCCGCTCGACCTGGCCGAATACAACGGCTCGATCGGCCTGCCGGTGCCATCGACTGACGTCTGCATCCAGGACGATCACGGCAAGCTTCTGCCTGCAGGTGAAATCGGTGAGCTCTGCGTGCGCGGACCGCAGGTGATGAAGGGCTACTGGAACCGCCCCGAAGAAACCGCCAAGGTCATTGACGCGAACGAATGGCTGCACACCGGCGACATCGCGCGCATGGACGAGAAAGGCTTTTTCTACATCGTCGACCGCAAGAAGGACATGATCCTGGTTTCCGGCTTCAACGTGTATCCGAACGAGATCGAAGACGTCGTCGCACTCATGCCGGATGTTCTCGAAGCCGCAGCTATCGGCGTGCCTGATGAGAAATCCGGAGAGGCGGTCAAGCTCGTCGTCGTGAAGAAGAACCCCGGCCTCACCGAGGAAGCCATTCGCGCACACTGCCGTTCCGAATTGACCGGTTACAAGCAGCCGAAGTACATCGAGTTTCGTGATTCATTGCCGAAGACGAATGTCGGCAAGATTCTCCGCCGCGCATTGCACGATACCCCCGATCCATCCTAG
- a CDS encoding nuclear transport factor 2 family protein — MIVSTCRGLLVGCLVALAACARTPDEQLLREAMDTMQQALEQARPADFMEHVAEDFTGAGGSIDRKGLRDLLRAQMLGNARIGITRGPADIEVHGDRATVRVTATFTGGDSRWLPERGSVYTLTSGWRRTGGKWHCYNAQWERVL, encoded by the coding sequence ATGATCGTTTCCACATGTCGTGGGTTGCTTGTGGGTTGTCTCGTGGCGCTCGCCGCCTGCGCGCGCACGCCCGACGAACAGTTGCTGCGCGAGGCCATGGACACGATGCAACAGGCGCTCGAGCAGGCTCGGCCTGCCGATTTCATGGAACACGTGGCCGAGGATTTCACCGGCGCAGGCGGCAGCATCGATCGCAAGGGCCTGCGCGACCTGCTTCGCGCGCAGATGCTCGGCAATGCCCGCATCGGCATCACGCGCGGCCCAGCCGACATCGAGGTCCATGGTGATCGCGCCACGGTGCGCGTCACCGCGACCTTCACCGGCGGCGATTCGCGCTGGCTGCCAGAGCGTGGCTCTGTGTACACGTTGACCAGCGGCTGGCGCAGGACCGGCGGCAAATGGCATTGCTACAACGCGCAATGGGAGCGTGTGCTGTGA
- the acnA gene encoding aconitate hydratase AcnA, with amino-acid sequence MNDSFQTRDTLTVNGRSFAFASLARLGQRHDIARLPYSMKILLENLLRHEDGVSVLPHHIEATANWDAKAEPATEIDFMPARVILQDFTGVPCVVDLAAMRDAVVTLGGDAGQINPLIPSELVIDHSVQVDAYGRADALDLNGRIEFQRNAERYGFLRWGQTAFDNFKVVPPNTGIVHQVNLEHLARVVMTREVDGESWAFPDTVFGTDSHTTMINGIGVLGWGVGGIEAEAAMLGQPSSMLIPQVVGFRLTGKLPEGTTATDLVLTVTQMLRAHGVVGKFVEFFGDGLQHLPLADRATIGNMAPEYGATCGIFPIDAESLNYLHLSGRSEDQIALVEAYAKAQGLWHEPGAPEAAYSSVLYLDMGEVRPSMAGPKRPQDRVLLEDVQRNFHENLGGFARSRKPAEGRQVAGFKDEGGAQPQAHHLAAKPVSKIRLDDGEHELTDGSVVIAAITSCTNTSNPAVMLGAGLLARNAVAKGLKAAPWVKTSLGPGSRVVTHYLEKAGLLDDLERLGFYVVGYGCTTCIGNSGPLPQAVSDGIAQNDLVVASVLSGNRNFEGRIHAEVKMNYLASPPLVVAYAIAGSIDIDLMSEPLGTGSDGTPVFLRDIWPSAKEIGDTIAAAIAPDMFTKNYADVFKGDARWNGIDSPDGERYAWNDASTYIKNPPYFDGMTMDAGHIADIHGARVLGLFGDSITTDHISPAGSIKKDSPAGRYLIGRGVQPADFNSYGSRRGNDDVMVRGTFANIRIKNLMLGGEEGGNTLYRPPGRSEPEKLSIYDAAMKYQADGTPLVVLAGKEYGTGSSRDWAAKGTLLLGVKAVIAESFERIHRANLVGMGVLPLQFREGENAQSLGLDGSEIFDITGLDDGTAHTATVIARRDDGSERRFQAKVLLLTPKEVEYFRHGGLLHYVLRQLARKKG; translated from the coding sequence ATGAACGACAGCTTCCAGACCCGTGACACCCTTACCGTCAACGGACGCAGCTTCGCCTTCGCCAGTCTGGCCAGACTCGGCCAGCGGCACGACATCGCGCGCCTGCCCTACTCCATGAAAATCCTGCTGGAAAACCTGCTGCGTCACGAGGACGGCGTTTCCGTACTGCCGCACCATATCGAAGCAACAGCGAACTGGGATGCCAAGGCCGAGCCAGCCACCGAAATCGACTTCATGCCGGCGCGCGTGATCCTGCAGGACTTCACCGGTGTTCCCTGCGTGGTGGATCTGGCCGCGATGCGCGATGCGGTTGTGACGCTGGGTGGCGATGCCGGCCAGATCAATCCGCTGATTCCGTCGGAGCTGGTGATCGACCATTCAGTGCAGGTCGATGCCTATGGGCGCGCCGATGCGCTCGACCTCAACGGACGCATCGAATTCCAGCGCAATGCCGAGCGTTATGGCTTCCTGCGTTGGGGGCAAACGGCGTTCGACAACTTCAAAGTGGTGCCGCCGAACACCGGCATCGTCCATCAGGTCAACTTGGAGCACCTGGCGCGGGTAGTGATGACGCGTGAGGTGGACGGCGAATCGTGGGCCTTCCCCGACACCGTGTTCGGCACCGATTCGCACACCACCATGATCAACGGCATCGGCGTGCTGGGTTGGGGCGTGGGCGGGATCGAGGCCGAGGCCGCCATGCTCGGCCAGCCCTCGTCCATGCTGATTCCGCAGGTAGTCGGCTTTCGGTTGACCGGAAAACTGCCGGAAGGCACGACGGCGACGGATCTGGTCCTGACCGTCACTCAGATGCTGCGCGCGCATGGCGTGGTCGGCAAGTTCGTCGAGTTCTTCGGTGATGGCCTGCAACACCTGCCTCTGGCCGACCGCGCCACCATCGGCAACATGGCACCGGAATACGGCGCGACCTGCGGCATCTTTCCCATCGATGCCGAATCGCTGAACTACCTGCACCTTTCTGGTCGCAGTGAAGACCAGATCGCGCTGGTGGAAGCCTATGCCAAGGCGCAAGGCCTATGGCACGAACCCGGCGCGCCGGAAGCCGCGTACAGCAGCGTGCTGTATCTGGACATGGGCGAAGTCAGGCCGTCGATGGCCGGCCCGAAGCGTCCGCAGGATCGCGTGCTGCTGGAGGACGTGCAGCGCAATTTCCACGAGAACCTCGGCGGGTTTGCACGCAGCCGCAAGCCTGCCGAAGGCAGGCAGGTGGCAGGGTTCAAGGATGAAGGCGGTGCACAGCCGCAAGCACATCATCTGGCGGCGAAACCTGTCTCGAAGATCAGGCTCGATGATGGCGAACATGAACTGACCGATGGCTCGGTGGTTATCGCCGCAATCACCTCCTGCACCAACACCTCCAATCCGGCGGTGATGCTGGGCGCGGGTCTGCTGGCGCGCAATGCCGTGGCGAAAGGGCTGAAGGCTGCGCCGTGGGTCAAGACTTCACTCGGGCCGGGCTCGCGTGTGGTCACCCACTACCTGGAAAAAGCCGGCCTGCTCGACGATCTGGAAAGACTCGGCTTCTACGTGGTCGGCTACGGCTGCACCACTTGCATCGGCAACTCCGGCCCGTTGCCGCAGGCGGTGTCCGACGGCATCGCCCAGAACGACCTGGTGGTGGCATCGGTGCTGTCCGGCAACCGCAATTTCGAGGGCCGCATCCATGCTGAAGTGAAGATGAACTATCTCGCATCGCCCCCCTTGGTGGTGGCCTACGCCATCGCCGGCAGCATCGACATCGACCTGATGTCCGAACCGCTGGGTACAGGCAGTGACGGTACACCGGTGTTTCTGCGCGATATCTGGCCAAGCGCGAAGGAAATCGGCGACACCATCGCCGCCGCCATCGCCCCGGACATGTTCACGAAGAACTATGCCGACGTATTCAAGGGCGATGCGCGCTGGAACGGCATCGACTCACCGGACGGAGAACGCTACGCATGGAATGACGCATCCACCTATATCAAGAACCCGCCCTATTTCGATGGCATGACGATGGATGCAGGCCACATCGCCGATATCCACGGCGCTCGCGTGCTGGGCCTGTTCGGCGATTCGATCACCACCGACCACATCTCGCCAGCCGGCAGCATCAAGAAGGATTCACCGGCCGGGCGGTACCTGATCGGCCGGGGCGTGCAACCGGCCGATTTCAACAGCTATGGCAGCCGACGCGGCAACGATGACGTCATGGTGCGTGGCACCTTCGCCAACATCCGCATCAAGAACCTCATGCTGGGCGGCGAAGAAGGCGGCAATACGCTGTACCGCCCGCCTGGCCGCAGCGAACCCGAGAAACTCTCGATCTACGATGCCGCAATGAAATACCAGGCTGACGGCACGCCATTGGTCGTGCTTGCCGGCAAGGAGTACGGCACGGGTTCGTCACGGGACTGGGCGGCGAAGGGCACTCTCCTGCTCGGCGTTAAGGCCGTTATCGCCGAAAGTTTCGAGCGTATCCACCGTGCCAACCTCGTCGGCATGGGCGTGCTTCCGCTGCAGTTCCGCGAGGGTGAAAACGCGCAATCGCTCGGCCTCGACGGCTCGGAAATCTTCGACATCACCGGACTGGATGACGGCACTGCCCACACCGCCACGGTCATTGCGCGGCGTGACGACGGCAGCGAGCGTCGCTTCCAGGCGAAGGTGTTGCTGCTGACGCCAAAGGAGGTCGAGTATTTCCGCCATGGCGGTCTGTTGCACTACGTGTTGCGTCAACTGGCCCGCAAAAAGGGCTGA
- a CDS encoding IPTL-CTERM sorting domain-containing protein — protein sequence MVAAGTCTVVASQAGDANWLPAADVSQTITIVAGFSTVTQLPTLSHWVLLLLAVLMGTLAWRRIN from the coding sequence ATGGTGGCGGCGGGCACCTGCACCGTGGTGGCCAGCCAGGCGGGCGATGCCAACTGGCTGCCGGCGGCCGATGTGAGCCAGACCATCACCATCGTCGCAGGATTCAGCACCGTGACTCAGCTGCCCACGCTGTCGCATTGGGTGCTGCTGTTGCTGGCAGTGTTAATGGGAACGTTGGCGTGGCGGCGGATCAACTGA